The Candidatus Omnitrophota bacterium region GAGCCTGGGGTTTATCTTCGATATCACCCTCGAGACTATAAAACTGATGTCCAGGGGATAATAGAACACCCTGTCGACCACACCCTTGCCCGCCTTTTCCATCATGTCTTGTCCCGTGGTCGTCGTGGTCGAGACCACGATGGGCACACCGGGTGACCTTTTCCTGATGCCCTTTGCTATACGCGCGGCGACATTCGCCTCACCCACGCTCACCGCGTGTATCCAGACAGGCGCGTCGAGCCCGTCCATGGACCTTCCAAACGCCCCGAACCGTTCCAGGAAACGTCCGTGCGCCTTGCCTTTCAAGACCAGGCAAGGCAGGTAGAACAGTCCGAACAGCATAAAAAATATATCATATAAGATACGCATTATCGTCCGTCTTTTCTCCCCTTGAAGATATCCACATCTCTTATTCGCAAGGCCGTCACGCCCGCGGATGCGCCTTAGAATACATCTCCCGCAGGCGCTGCGTCCCGAGATGGGTATATATCTGCGTGGTCGACAGGTTCTTGTGACCCAGAAGTTCCTGCACGCTCCGGAGATCCGCGCCGTTGTTCAAAAGATGGGTCGCGAAAGAATGCCTTATGGAATGAGGCGATATCTTCTGCTCTATACTGCATTTCTTGACGTATTTATCTATTATCCGTCGTACACTCCTGTCCGTGAGCCGTTTCCCTGACTTGTTGAGGAAAACCGCCCTGCACACGGCTGTCGGGATCGTTCTTTTCTCCTGTAAGTATCTCCTTATCCACCTCTGCGCTTCCTGGCCCAGAAGCGTTATCCTTTCCTTTTTGCCCTTGCCTCTCACTTTAGCCAGTCCCGCTATAAGATCAATGTCATCGTCATTAAGCCCGACGAGTTCACTCACGCGCATGCCGGTAGAATACAGCGCCTCAAGTATGGCCCGGTCCCTTATCCCCCTCACAGTATCGGTCTCCGGCGAGGTTATCAGTTTCTCCAGGCCCTCCTCGTCCAGGAATACCGGAAGCTGCCTGTCCAGTTTAGGCGTGAATATACCTTCCGCGGGATTGGACGTTATGTACTTTTCCCTGGACAAAAAACGGAAGAACGACCTTATTGCCCCCAGTTTCCGCACAATAGTGCGTTTAGCGCATCCCCTGCCCTTGAGTTCCGCCAGGAAACTCCGAAGGTCCAGATGATTAACGCTGCCGGGGTCCTTGCCCTCCAGGAACGAGGCCAGCTCCTTAAGGTCGGTCCTGTAATTACGCAATGTGTGCGTGGAATAGTTCTTTTCGACCTCGATATACTTGGAGAACTTATCGATGAACCTGTCCATATCACGCCTCTTCTGGGGACTCAGGGGTCTGGTCCTGGTCGGTCTCCCCGGACGGAAGCCTTCTGGTGGTGAAAGTGCACTTCGGATAGTTCGTGCACCCGTAGAATACGCCTCTTACGGATTTACGTTCTACAAGCTCTCCATCGCATCCTTCACTCGGGCATTTCACTCCGGTCGTTATCGACTTGGAGTGTTTACACGCGGGGAAACCCGAACAGCTCATGAACCGCCCTCGCCGACCCCATTTTACCACCATGGGTTTGCCGCATTTCTCGCACACCTCATCGGTCTCCACCACATGTTTCTTAACGTTCTTCATCCTTGTTTTGGCCTCGGCCAAACGTCCTTCGAAAGAGCTGTAGAACTCGCGTACTACCTTTATCCACTCTTCGCTACCCTCTTCGATATAATCCAGCTCATTCTCCATGTTGGCCGTGAACTCGTAATCGACTATGTTCGGGAAATTATCCAGGAGCAGTTTGTTGACCAGTTCTCCAAGCTCCGTGGGCTGGAGGCTCTTACTGACCCTCTTGATATAATTGCGCCCTATTATCGTCTTGATTATAGGGGCGTACGTTGACGGCCTGCCGATACCTTTTTCCTCCATCATTTTGACAAGGGAAGCGTCGGTATATCTGGCCGGAGGTTTAGTGAAATGCTGTTCCGGGACAAGTTCCACAAGCTCGGTCTCCTCCCCGATATTCAGTTCAGGTATTTCCGGCGCCTCGGACGCATAGTCCCTGTCCTCTATGTATACCTTCAGGAACCCGTCGAACATAAGACGGGCTCCGCCGGCCCTGAACCTGTACTCCCCGGCATCTATATGTACCGTTAACACCGAATATACGGCGTTGGTCATCTGGCTGGAAAGGAATTTTTTCCAGATCAGGTTATAAAGCTTATATTCGTCTTCCGTAAGATACTTCCTGACCTCCACGGGATGCCGTAACGGCAAGGTAGGGCGGATGGCCTCGTGGGCCTCCTGGGCCCTTTTTTTCGCCTTATACTTAGGCGGTTCCTCCGGGCAATAATCGTTGCCGTATCTCGACAGGATAAGCTCTCTCACCGCGGATTGCGCGTCATCCGATATGCGTACGGAATCCGTCCTCATATAAGTAATAAGCCCGACGCTTCCTTCCTCCCCGAGCTCCACCCCTTCATAAAGGCTTTGTGCTACGCTCATGGTCTTGGAAGCCGAGAACCCGAGTTTATTAAAAGCCTCCTGCTGCAGGATAGATGTGGTGAACGGCGAACGGGGATAACTTTTCTTGTCTTTCCTGCTCACTTCTTTTACGACAAAACGCTCGTTCTCCAGCTGGGCGGTTATTTCGTCCATACGCGGTTTTTCGTGTACGGATATCTTCTCGCCTTTATATTTGACAAGCTTGGCCTTGAATACCGGGTCTTTCCCGTCCGTTTCGCCGTTTTTTTTCAGGACCGCGTCCAGGCTCCAGTATTCCTGGGGCTTGAACCGCCTTATCTCCTCTTCGCGTTCGCATACCAGCCTTACCGCCACGGACTGCACCCTGCCCGCGCTAAGGCCCCTCGTTATCTTCTCCCACAAAAGGGGGCTCAAGGAATATCCGACTATCCTGTCCAACACCCTCCTGGCCTGCTGTGCGTTGACCTTGTTCATGTCTATCGTCCGGGGCTCATTGAAAGCTCCCTGCACGGCCTTGGCCGTTATCTCTTCGAAGCTTACCCTATGTATATCCTTGGTGATCTTCTT contains the following coding sequences:
- the topA gene encoding type I DNA topoisomerase, giving the protein MPGKAKKASTRKKAKAAPKGDSYLVVVESPAKSKTINKILGKAYKVVASMGHIVDLPLSRMGVDFKDNFKPEYSVMKGREKYLKNIKKEAKGVTAVYLAADPDREGEAICWHLKNLLDADKKITKDIHRVSFEEITAKAVQGAFNEPRTIDMNKVNAQQARRVLDRIVGYSLSPLLWEKITRGLSAGRVQSVAVRLVCEREEEIRRFKPQEYWSLDAVLKKNGETDGKDPVFKAKLVKYKGEKISVHEKPRMDEITAQLENERFVVKEVSRKDKKSYPRSPFTTSILQQEAFNKLGFSASKTMSVAQSLYEGVELGEEGSVGLITYMRTDSVRISDDAQSAVRELILSRYGNDYCPEEPPKYKAKKRAQEAHEAIRPTLPLRHPVEVRKYLTEDEYKLYNLIWKKFLSSQMTNAVYSVLTVHIDAGEYRFRAGGARLMFDGFLKVYIEDRDYASEAPEIPELNIGEETELVELVPEQHFTKPPARYTDASLVKMMEEKGIGRPSTYAPIIKTIIGRNYIKRVSKSLQPTELGELVNKLLLDNFPNIVDYEFTANMENELDYIEEGSEEWIKVVREFYSSFEGRLAEAKTRMKNVKKHVVETDEVCEKCGKPMVVKWGRRGRFMSCSGFPACKHSKSITTGVKCPSEGCDGELVERKSVRGVFYGCTNYPKCTFTTRRLPSGETDQDQTPESPEEA
- the xerC gene encoding tyrosine recombinase XerC, producing the protein MDRFIDKFSKYIEVEKNYSTHTLRNYRTDLKELASFLEGKDPGSVNHLDLRSFLAELKGRGCAKRTIVRKLGAIRSFFRFLSREKYITSNPAEGIFTPKLDRQLPVFLDEEGLEKLITSPETDTVRGIRDRAILEALYSTGMRVSELVGLNDDDIDLIAGLAKVRGKGKKERITLLGQEAQRWIRRYLQEKRTIPTAVCRAVFLNKSGKRLTDRSVRRIIDKYVKKCSIEQKISPHSIRHSFATHLLNNGADLRSVQELLGHKNLSTTQIYTHLGTQRLREMYSKAHPRA